The following coding sequences are from one Polynucleobacter sp. JS-JIR-II-50 window:
- the infB gene encoding translation initiation factor IF-2, with product MATTVKVLAKELKRTAPDLLEQLKAAGIEKGSEDDSITEKDKTVLLEHLQKEHGSADTGARKKITLIKRESSEIRQADSAGRTRTVQVEVRKKRVLVKAGDKASEETPVPAAKEVAPAAPAKPVISEEELEKRAAEATRQAELLARQEAEMKAAEEARQKEVIAPVVAKEEAPVDQAPDAAVAAAEKKAAADKAAKDLAASKEKELADIRVRRAAAEAEALAIRDMMSAPARVLKAPSEIAAEEAKKGTLHKPAKVEGADDKKKAVAKVGGKTIKSSETSSTWQEEGAKKPGGLKTRGDSSGGVGGWRSGGGRKKQRQIAEANVDTNFQVPTEAIVRDVHVPETITVAELAHAMAVKSAEVIKLLMGMGQMVTINQVLDQDTAMILVEEMGHKAFAAKLDDPDLDLGTDGHDAELLPRPPVVTVMGHVDHGKTSLLDKIRAAKVATGEAGGITQHIGAYHVETPRGMITFLDTPGHEAFTAMRARGAKATDIVILVVAADDGVMPQTKEAIHHALAGGVPIVVAINKIDKPEANSERVKTELVAEQVVPEEYGGDVPFIPVSAKTGEGIDALLENVLLQAEILELKAPKDAPAQGLVIEARLDKGKGPVATILVQSGTLKRGDMLLAGSTYGRVRAMLDENGKPCNEAGPSIPVEIQGLGDVPAAGESVQVVPDERKAREIALFRQGKFRDVKLAKQQAFKLETMMENMEEGAVEAKLLPLIIKADVQGSQEALAQSLMKLSTPEVKVQIVHAGVGGITETDVNLAVASKAVIFGFNSRADAAARKLAENNGVDIRYHNIIYDAVDEVKLALSGMLTPDKKEEITGLVEIRQVFLVSKVGAIAGCLVVDGIIKRTSSVRLLRDNVVVWTGELDSLKRFKDDAKEVRAGVECGLSLKGYNDIKEGDQLEVFEVTEVARSL from the coding sequence ATGGCAACAACAGTAAAAGTACTCGCTAAAGAATTAAAACGTACCGCGCCAGACCTCTTGGAGCAGTTGAAGGCGGCCGGTATCGAAAAAGGTTCTGAGGACGATAGCATTACCGAAAAGGACAAAACCGTCCTGCTTGAGCATTTGCAAAAAGAGCATGGCAGCGCAGATACTGGCGCGCGCAAAAAAATCACCTTAATCAAGCGTGAGAGTTCAGAAATTCGTCAAGCGGATTCTGCTGGACGCACTCGTACCGTGCAGGTTGAAGTTCGCAAAAAGCGTGTGCTCGTTAAGGCCGGTGATAAGGCGTCTGAAGAGACTCCAGTTCCAGCGGCTAAAGAAGTTGCTCCAGCAGCGCCAGCTAAGCCCGTTATTTCTGAAGAAGAATTAGAGAAGCGCGCGGCAGAAGCAACACGCCAGGCTGAGCTGTTGGCTCGTCAAGAAGCGGAAATGAAGGCCGCTGAAGAAGCGCGTCAAAAAGAAGTAATAGCTCCAGTAGTTGCTAAAGAAGAAGCGCCTGTAGATCAGGCGCCAGATGCTGCTGTAGCTGCTGCAGAGAAAAAAGCAGCGGCGGATAAAGCTGCAAAAGATTTGGCTGCCAGCAAAGAAAAAGAGTTGGCTGATATTCGTGTTCGTCGTGCTGCTGCTGAAGCTGAGGCTTTGGCGATTCGTGACATGATGAGTGCCCCTGCACGTGTTCTTAAAGCGCCAAGTGAAATTGCTGCTGAAGAAGCGAAAAAAGGTACTTTGCACAAGCCTGCGAAAGTTGAAGGTGCCGATGATAAGAAGAAGGCTGTTGCCAAAGTTGGCGGCAAGACTATTAAATCTTCTGAGACATCATCCACTTGGCAAGAAGAAGGCGCCAAGAAACCTGGCGGCCTAAAGACTCGCGGTGATTCCTCTGGTGGTGTTGGTGGTTGGCGTTCAGGCGGTGGTCGTAAGAAGCAACGTCAAATTGCTGAGGCGAACGTAGATACCAACTTCCAAGTACCAACAGAAGCTATAGTGCGTGATGTTCACGTACCAGAAACCATTACTGTTGCTGAGTTAGCTCATGCAATGGCGGTGAAGAGTGCGGAAGTGATTAAGTTGCTGATGGGTATGGGCCAAATGGTCACCATTAATCAAGTGCTTGATCAAGATACTGCCATGATTCTCGTAGAAGAAATGGGTCATAAGGCCTTTGCTGCGAAATTAGATGATCCAGATTTAGATCTTGGTACTGATGGTCACGATGCAGAGTTGTTGCCGCGTCCCCCAGTAGTTACGGTGATGGGTCACGTTGACCACGGTAAAACTTCCCTGCTCGATAAGATTCGTGCTGCCAAAGTGGCTACCGGTGAAGCTGGTGGTATTACTCAGCACATTGGTGCATACCATGTGGAAACTCCACGCGGCATGATTACCTTCTTAGATACTCCGGGTCACGAAGCATTTACGGCAATGCGTGCTCGCGGTGCTAAGGCAACGGACATTGTGATCTTGGTTGTTGCGGCAGATGACGGTGTAATGCCGCAAACGAAAGAAGCCATTCACCATGCGCTTGCAGGTGGCGTTCCAATTGTTGTGGCAATTAACAAGATTGATAAGCCAGAGGCCAATTCTGAGCGCGTCAAAACTGAGTTGGTGGCCGAGCAAGTGGTTCCTGAGGAATACGGTGGTGATGTGCCATTCATTCCGGTGTCAGCAAAAACTGGCGAAGGTATTGATGCTTTGCTAGAGAACGTACTCTTGCAGGCTGAAATCTTGGAGTTGAAAGCGCCTAAGGATGCGCCGGCTCAAGGTTTAGTCATTGAAGCGCGTTTGGATAAAGGTAAGGGCCCTGTAGCAACCATATTGGTTCAATCAGGCACGCTCAAGCGTGGAGATATGTTGTTGGCGGGTTCAACTTATGGTCGCGTCCGCGCCATGCTGGATGAAAACGGTAAGCCATGTAATGAAGCAGGCCCATCTATTCCTGTGGAAATCCAAGGTTTAGGGGATGTTCCTGCAGCTGGTGAGTCAGTACAGGTGGTTCCTGATGAGCGTAAGGCTCGCGAAATCGCATTGTTCCGTCAAGGCAAGTTCCGTGATGTGAAGTTGGCGAAACAGCAGGCATTCAAACTTGAAACCATGATGGAAAACATGGAAGAAGGTGCAGTTGAAGCTAAATTGTTACCGCTGATCATTAAGGCTGACGTACAAGGCTCTCAAGAGGCTTTGGCACAGTCATTGATGAAGCTTTCTACGCCAGAGGTTAAGGTTCAAATTGTTCATGCAGGTGTTGGTGGCATTACTGAAACTGACGTGAACTTGGCTGTTGCTTCTAAGGCGGTTATTTTTGGCTTCAACTCCCGTGCGGATGCGGCAGCTCGCAAGTTAGCTGAGAACAATGGTGTAGATATTCGTTATCACAACATCATCTATGACGCAGTGGATGAAGTGAAGTTGGCTCTGAGCGGCATGTTGACCCCAGATAAGAAAGAAGAAATCACTGGTCTCGTTGAGATTCGTCAAGTCTTCTTAGTATCCAAAGTTGGCGCTATTGCGGGTTGCTTGGTGGTTGATGGAATTATCAAGCGCACATCTAGTGTTCGTCTCCTGCGTGACAACGTCGTTGTTTGGACTGGTGAGCTGGACTCTCTCAAGCGCTTCAAAGATGATGCCAAAGAAGTTCGAGCTGGTGTTGAGTGCGGCCTGTCATTAAAAGGCTACAACGACATTAAAGAAGGCGACCAGCTTGAAGTGTTTGAAGTTACTGAAGTTGCACGTTCACTCTAA
- the truB gene encoding tRNA pseudouridine(55) synthase TruB, whose translation MSIRIDGVVLLDKPAGMSSQGAVTAVKRAFNADKAGHTGTLDPMATGLLPICLGEATKYSQDLLEADKTYIAQVKFGSRTDTGDAEGLIIEELPLPAFTSEVELQSALDALLTKFSGPISQVPPMYSALKRDGKPLYEYARAGVELERAPRDITIHAIRWTDITWPEATLEVSCSKGTYIRVLAEDIGNALGCGAHLVGLRRTEVGHLNLEQSFTIEAIQSGLQNSADYILPVDSLLQTLPHLTVDEQQAKRLEMGQRVPLNLPSIEALVRIYRATAAPHNFIGTADWRSGVLHPKRLISQAH comes from the coding sequence ATGTCAATACGGATCGACGGCGTAGTGCTACTAGATAAACCTGCTGGAATGAGTTCACAGGGTGCAGTTACCGCTGTTAAGCGTGCCTTTAATGCCGACAAGGCTGGGCATACCGGCACTTTGGATCCAATGGCGACAGGTCTATTGCCCATCTGCTTAGGCGAAGCAACCAAGTATTCACAGGATCTACTTGAGGCTGATAAGACCTATATCGCACAAGTAAAGTTTGGCTCGCGGACCGATACCGGCGATGCTGAGGGTCTCATTATTGAAGAATTACCTTTACCGGCATTTACCAGTGAAGTTGAACTACAGTCTGCATTAGATGCTTTGCTCACAAAATTTTCGGGGCCTATTTCTCAAGTGCCGCCAATGTATTCCGCACTCAAGCGTGATGGTAAGCCTTTGTATGAATATGCTCGTGCTGGTGTTGAGTTAGAGCGCGCTCCACGGGATATCACCATACATGCCATTCGTTGGACTGATATTACTTGGCCCGAGGCTACTTTAGAAGTTAGCTGCAGTAAAGGAACATATATTCGTGTTCTGGCCGAAGACATTGGTAATGCTTTAGGTTGTGGTGCCCATTTAGTTGGCTTACGTCGTACCGAAGTAGGGCACCTGAATCTGGAGCAGTCCTTTACGATTGAAGCGATTCAAAGTGGACTTCAAAATAGCGCCGACTACATATTGCCTGTTGATTCTTTACTGCAAACATTGCCTCACTTAACGGTGGATGAGCAACAAGCTAAACGTCTTGAAATGGGGCAGCGTGTTCCCTTGAACCTGCCTTCTATTGAAGCATTGGTACGCATTTATCGCGCGACTGCTGCTCCGCATAACTTTATTGGTACTGCTGATTGGCGTTCTGGTGTTTTGCATCCAAAACGCTTAATTTCGCAGGCTCATTAA
- a CDS encoding transglutaminase family protein, with protein sequence MNTASKCNAPMMLLEITHDTRYSYDPDVEIAQHFAHLKPADLETQRVLKSEVQVSPRPSWSEENRDSHGNVCTFFSLQNRHSELLITAKSLIETTATEYGPKPQETAPWELVREYFRYHSNTQWDAASEFLFTSPFITLRPEFAEFARANFTAGRPILDAAIDLMKRIYSEFHYVSKSTDINTPALEALNKREGVCQDFAHILISSLRSIGIPAKYMSGYILTNPAPGQARLIGGDASHAWVSVYVPSMDESSILGKGIWCDLDPTNNRWGYGTPGEDYVHLAQGRDYSDVSPIRGVIHGGADHTLEVAVTVMPINS encoded by the coding sequence ATGAATACAGCATCCAAATGTAATGCGCCAATGATGTTGCTAGAAATTACCCACGATACCCGCTACTCTTACGATCCTGATGTAGAGATTGCGCAGCATTTTGCTCACCTCAAACCAGCAGATCTAGAAACACAACGAGTATTAAAGTCCGAAGTTCAGGTGAGCCCGAGGCCTTCTTGGAGCGAAGAAAATCGAGATAGCCATGGAAATGTTTGCACCTTCTTTTCTTTGCAGAATAGGCACAGTGAATTACTCATTACAGCCAAATCACTGATCGAGACTACAGCTACTGAATATGGCCCTAAGCCCCAGGAAACTGCACCCTGGGAGCTGGTACGAGAATATTTCCGTTATCACTCCAATACCCAATGGGATGCTGCCTCAGAATTTCTATTTACATCTCCATTCATTACTTTGAGACCAGAGTTCGCAGAATTTGCGAGGGCCAATTTCACAGCTGGTAGACCTATATTGGATGCGGCAATTGATTTGATGAAACGCATCTATAGTGAATTTCATTACGTTAGCAAAAGTACCGATATCAACACCCCTGCACTAGAGGCGCTGAATAAGCGAGAGGGGGTATGTCAGGACTTTGCACATATTTTGATTTCATCGCTCCGCAGTATCGGCATCCCCGCAAAATATATGAGCGGCTATATTCTGACCAATCCTGCACCCGGTCAAGCAAGACTGATTGGCGGAGATGCTTCGCATGCTTGGGTATCGGTTTATGTTCCTAGCATGGATGAAAGCAGTATTTTAGGTAAGGGCATTTGGTGTGATCTAGATCCAACCAATAATCGCTGGGGCTACGGAACTCCTGGGGAAGATTATGTTCACTTGGCTCAAGGAAGAGATTACTCAGATGTCTCCCCTATTCGCGGGGTGATCCATGGTGGAGCAGACCATACGTTAGAGGTAGCTGTAACGGTAATGCCTATTAACTCTTAG
- the rbfA gene encoding 30S ribosome-binding factor RbfA: MHKTSPHRNQRLADQIQRDLAELIPRELRSPSLGLITLQSIELTPDLAHAKVFFTVLGAEPEHALKALQEKAGYLHSLLFKRLHIHTVPTLHFHYDSSVEHGIEMSRLIDQAVESDHKDETK, from the coding sequence ATGCATAAAACTAGCCCGCATCGTAACCAGCGTCTCGCCGATCAAATTCAGCGAGACCTGGCCGAACTTATTCCTCGTGAATTGCGTAGTCCGAGTTTGGGTTTGATTACTTTGCAAAGTATTGAGCTCACACCGGACTTAGCCCATGCCAAAGTGTTCTTTACGGTTTTAGGTGCTGAGCCTGAGCATGCCTTAAAGGCGCTTCAAGAAAAAGCTGGGTATTTACATTCACTATTGTTTAAGCGTTTGCATATTCATACTGTTCCTACCTTACATTTTCACTATGACAGCTCGGTTGAGCATGGCATTGAAATGTCTCGATTGATCGATCAAGCAGTAGAGAGCGATCATAAAGACGAGACTAAGTAA
- a CDS encoding tripartite tricarboxylate transporter substrate-binding protein has protein sequence MSRSIFRIAAISLCALGVSISAAKAADFPGDRPITLVVPFSAGGPTDKVARELALAMGKQLKGQVIVDNSPGAGGTIAAKRVINSKNDGYTLLIHHIGMSTAPALYKNLGFDPMTDYEYVGQVADVPMILVGNKNLPPKNYQELLPYMKANVGKIAYANAGVGSASHLCGLLFMSRIQLDLTTVPYKGTAPALTDLIGGQVQLMCDQTTNLSGQLATNAVKPYGTTTMQRIKAFEKIPTLNEQGLKNFEVKVWHGVYAPKGTPKAEMDKLAKALQGAIQDPLYKQHMAELGVEIPSQASATPEGLKKHLKAQIDLWTPIIKAAGIYAD, from the coding sequence ATGTCTCGATCAATTTTCCGTATTGCGGCGATTTCGCTGTGTGCACTAGGCGTAAGTATTTCTGCTGCAAAAGCGGCTGATTTTCCTGGTGATCGTCCGATTACTTTAGTGGTCCCATTCTCAGCTGGTGGTCCAACCGATAAGGTGGCTCGTGAGCTGGCCTTAGCAATGGGTAAGCAACTCAAAGGTCAGGTCATTGTGGATAACAGTCCTGGTGCTGGTGGCACGATTGCGGCTAAACGTGTCATTAACTCCAAAAATGATGGTTACACATTACTAATTCACCATATTGGCATGTCTACAGCCCCGGCTTTGTATAAGAATTTGGGTTTTGATCCAATGACTGATTACGAATACGTTGGTCAAGTTGCCGACGTTCCGATGATTTTAGTTGGCAATAAAAATTTGCCGCCTAAGAACTATCAAGAACTTCTGCCGTATATGAAAGCAAACGTAGGCAAGATTGCGTATGCCAATGCGGGCGTAGGTTCTGCTAGCCACTTGTGCGGCTTGCTTTTTATGAGTCGTATTCAGTTGGATTTAACCACTGTGCCATACAAAGGTACTGCGCCTGCCTTGACTGATTTAATCGGTGGCCAAGTGCAATTGATGTGCGATCAAACAACTAACCTTTCAGGTCAGTTGGCAACTAATGCAGTAAAGCCTTACGGCACAACCACCATGCAGCGCATCAAAGCCTTTGAAAAGATTCCAACTCTCAATGAGCAGGGCTTGAAGAACTTCGAAGTGAAGGTGTGGCATGGTGTTTATGCTCCTAAGGGCACTCCAAAAGCGGAGATGGATAAGTTAGCCAAAGCGCTGCAAGGAGCTATCCAGGATCCCCTTTACAAGCAGCACATGGCGGAGTTGGGCGTTGAAATTCCATCTCAAGCAAGTGCTACTCCAGAAGGTTTGAAAAAGCATCTGAAGGCACAGATTGATTTATGGACACCAATCATTAAGGCTGCAGGTATCTACGCAGACTAA
- the typA gene encoding translational GTPase TypA has protein sequence MTKRALRNIAIIAHVDHGKTTLVDQLLRQSGTFRSNEKMTERVMDSNDLEKERGITILSKNCAVEYDGTHINIVDTPGHADFGGEVERVLSMVDGVLLLVDAVEGPMPQTRFVTKKALALGLKPIVVINKVDRPGARCDYVINATFELFDKLGATEEQLDFPVIYASGLNGYAGESEDVREGTMRPLFDAVLKHVPVRDDDAEGPLQFQISSIDYNSYVGKIGVGRISRGRVKSGMEVVCMNGPDGTPFKGRINQVLKFKGLEREIVDEAVAGDIALINGIEDLAIGTTVCAVDKPDPLPMLKIDEPTLTMNFMVNTSPLAGREGKFVTSRQIRERLDRELKANMALRVKETDDDTVFEVSGRGELHLTILVETMRREGYEMAVSRPRVVFHEENGVKMEPYENLTVDVEDATQGSVMEDLGKRKGELQDMVSDGKGRTRLEYRIPARGLIGFQGDFMTMTRGNGLMSHTFDSYAPAKDGILGERHNGVLISQDDGEAVAYAIWKLQDRGRMFVSHGDPVYEGMVIGIHSRDNDLVVNPIKGKQLTNVRSSGTDEAVRLVTPIDLTLEYAVEFISDDELVEVTPKSVRIRKRHLKEHDRKKASRE, from the coding sequence ATGACTAAACGCGCACTTCGTAACATCGCCATCATCGCCCACGTTGACCACGGAAAAACTACTCTGGTTGACCAACTCTTGCGCCAATCTGGCACATTCCGTTCAAATGAAAAAATGACCGAACGCGTCATGGACTCAAACGACTTGGAAAAAGAGCGTGGTATTACTATTTTGTCCAAGAACTGTGCGGTGGAATATGACGGCACACACATCAACATCGTTGATACTCCAGGACACGCGGACTTTGGTGGTGAAGTAGAGCGCGTCCTCTCGATGGTTGACGGTGTATTGCTCTTGGTTGATGCGGTTGAGGGGCCAATGCCACAAACCCGCTTCGTTACCAAGAAAGCCCTGGCATTAGGTTTGAAGCCAATCGTTGTGATTAACAAAGTTGACCGTCCAGGCGCACGTTGCGACTACGTGATCAACGCAACCTTTGAACTGTTTGACAAACTAGGCGCCACTGAAGAGCAGTTGGATTTCCCAGTGATCTATGCATCAGGCTTGAATGGTTATGCGGGAGAATCAGAGGATGTGCGTGAAGGTACTATGCGCCCATTGTTTGATGCTGTTCTGAAGCACGTTCCTGTGCGTGATGACGACGCAGAAGGCCCCTTGCAATTCCAGATTTCTTCAATTGACTACAACAGCTATGTTGGCAAGATCGGTGTTGGCCGTATTAGCCGGGGACGCGTTAAGTCAGGCATGGAAGTAGTCTGCATGAATGGTCCTGATGGCACGCCATTCAAGGGTCGTATCAACCAAGTATTGAAATTTAAAGGTCTTGAGCGAGAAATCGTTGACGAGGCAGTTGCTGGTGATATCGCCCTTATCAATGGTATTGAAGATTTGGCTATTGGCACAACAGTATGTGCAGTTGATAAGCCAGATCCATTGCCAATGCTCAAGATCGATGAACCTACTTTAACCATGAACTTCATGGTGAACACCAGCCCATTAGCTGGTCGCGAAGGTAAGTTTGTAACTAGCCGTCAAATTCGTGAGCGTTTAGACCGCGAATTAAAAGCCAATATGGCTCTGCGCGTAAAAGAAACTGATGATGACACCGTATTTGAAGTATCAGGTCGTGGCGAGTTGCATCTCACCATCTTGGTAGAGACTATGCGTCGTGAAGGCTACGAGATGGCCGTTTCCCGTCCACGCGTTGTCTTTCATGAAGAGAATGGCGTCAAAATGGAGCCGTATGAGAACTTAACGGTGGACGTTGAGGATGCTACTCAAGGTTCTGTGATGGAAGACTTGGGTAAGCGTAAGGGTGAGCTGCAAGATATGGTGAGTGATGGCAAAGGCCGCACCCGTCTTGAGTACCGCATTCCTGCGCGTGGTCTGATTGGCTTCCAGGGTGACTTCATGACCATGACTCGCGGTAATGGTTTGATGAGTCATACATTTGATTCTTATGCTCCAGCGAAAGATGGCATCTTGGGTGAACGTCATAATGGCGTATTGATTAGTCAAGACGATGGCGAAGCAGTTGCCTACGCTATTTGGAAGTTACAAGATCGTGGTCGTATGTTTGTTAGCCATGGTGATCCTGTATACGAGGGAATGGTTATTGGTATCCATAGTCGTGACAATGACTTGGTTGTTAACCCAATCAAGGGTAAGCAACTAACCAACGTTCGCTCTTCAGGTACTGACGAAGCAGTTCGCTTGGTAACACCAATTGATTTGACCTTGGAATATGCGGTTGAATTCATTAGTGATGATGAGTTGGTTGAAGTAACGCCGAAAAGTGTACGTATCCGTAAGCGCCACCTGAAAGAGCATGATCGTAAGAAAGCATCTCGCGAGTAA
- a CDS encoding Tex family protein, which yields MLPSIEQRLAQELAAKPAQVAAAIALMDEGATVPFIARYRKEATGGLDDTQLRLLEERLSYLRELEDRRKTIVASIEEQGKMTPELLKAIMLAEDKTRLEDLYLPYKPKRRTKAQIALEAGLEPLANDLLNNPRLDPETEAAKYLKESFQVDGTDNPGVVDTKAALEGARQILMERFAEDAALVQSLREYLQDHGVVESKVIAGKEQEGEKFADYFDYSEPIKAIPSHRALALFRGRREQMLMVSLRLDTEEEKPKWDSPHNPCENRIANHFKIKNEGRPADAWLADTVRWTWRIKCSLHLESELMTALRERSETEAINVFARNLKALLLAAPAGPRVTIGLDPGMRTGVKVAVVDATGKVVDTEVIYPHQPKNDWAGSLHTLAKLAEKHNATLISIGNGTASRETDKLAQELIKAKPELKLTKIVVSEAGASVYSASEYASKELPGMDVSLRGAVSIARRLQDPLAELVKIDPKSIGVGQYQHDVMQTQLAKSLVAVVEDCVNAVGVDVNTASAPLLARVSGLSSTVAEGIVAYRDSKGAFKSRADLKSVPRLGDKTYEQAAGFLRIMNGIDPLDASAVHPESYPLVEKILKDIKKGVKEVIGDASLLKSLSPEKYADGQFGLPTVTDIIKELEKPGRDPRPEFTTATFKDGVEKISDLKTDMILEGVVTNVAAFGAFVDIGVHQDGLVHISALSNTFVKDPHSVVKAGQVVKVKVLEVDEKRKRIALTMRLTDEAPREGVKPEQRAPNRPRAPENRKPHEDRRQAPPMNSAMAAAFGKLKK from the coding sequence ATGCTGCCATCAATTGAACAACGTCTTGCCCAAGAACTTGCTGCTAAACCTGCTCAAGTAGCTGCTGCTATAGCTCTGATGGATGAGGGGGCCACCGTGCCATTTATCGCTCGTTACCGTAAAGAAGCTACCGGTGGCTTGGATGATACGCAGTTACGTTTATTAGAGGAACGTCTTAGCTATCTTCGTGAGCTAGAGGATCGACGCAAGACAATCGTTGCTTCTATCGAGGAGCAGGGCAAGATGACGCCAGAGTTGCTGAAGGCCATCATGTTGGCAGAGGATAAGACTCGCTTAGAGGATCTTTATCTGCCGTATAAACCTAAGAGAAGGACTAAGGCGCAAATTGCCTTAGAGGCTGGCTTAGAGCCATTGGCAAATGATCTGCTCAATAACCCCAGGCTCGATCCTGAAACAGAGGCTGCAAAGTATCTTAAGGAATCGTTTCAGGTGGATGGCACCGATAATCCTGGTGTAGTAGATACCAAGGCGGCACTTGAGGGTGCACGTCAAATTTTGATGGAGCGCTTTGCAGAAGATGCAGCATTGGTGCAATCTCTTAGAGAGTACTTACAAGATCATGGTGTAGTCGAATCTAAAGTGATTGCTGGTAAAGAGCAAGAGGGAGAGAAGTTCGCTGATTACTTTGATTATTCTGAGCCGATTAAAGCCATTCCATCTCATCGCGCCTTAGCTTTATTTAGAGGTCGTCGGGAACAGATGTTAATGGTGAGCCTGCGCCTAGATACTGAAGAAGAAAAGCCAAAATGGGATTCTCCTCACAATCCTTGTGAAAACCGGATTGCCAATCATTTCAAGATCAAAAACGAGGGGCGACCTGCCGATGCGTGGTTGGCGGATACAGTGCGCTGGACTTGGCGTATTAAGTGCTCACTGCATTTAGAGTCAGAGCTGATGACAGCGCTTCGTGAGCGCTCTGAAACCGAAGCAATTAATGTATTTGCCCGCAATCTTAAAGCCCTCTTGCTGGCAGCGCCTGCTGGCCCAAGGGTAACTATCGGTCTCGACCCCGGAATGCGCACTGGTGTGAAAGTAGCCGTAGTGGATGCTACTGGAAAAGTGGTGGATACCGAAGTGATTTACCCGCATCAACCAAAAAATGATTGGGCTGGTTCACTGCATACCCTGGCTAAATTAGCTGAGAAGCACAATGCCACCTTGATCTCGATTGGTAACGGTACCGCATCTCGCGAGACTGATAAATTAGCCCAAGAACTGATTAAAGCTAAGCCAGAACTCAAACTCACCAAGATTGTTGTTTCTGAAGCGGGTGCTTCTGTTTACTCTGCATCTGAATACGCCTCAAAAGAATTGCCCGGCATGGATGTATCGCTTCGCGGCGCAGTATCGATTGCACGTCGCTTACAGGATCCCTTGGCTGAGTTAGTGAAGATTGATCCTAAATCGATTGGCGTAGGTCAGTACCAGCATGATGTCATGCAAACCCAGTTGGCTAAATCATTAGTCGCAGTTGTAGAGGATTGTGTGAATGCTGTCGGCGTTGATGTGAACACGGCCTCAGCCCCATTGCTAGCAAGGGTTTCCGGCTTAAGCTCTACTGTGGCTGAAGGCATAGTGGCCTATCGCGATAGTAAGGGAGCATTTAAATCTAGAGCAGATCTCAAAAGTGTGCCGCGTCTCGGCGATAAAACATATGAGCAGGCTGCCGGCTTCTTACGCATCATGAATGGCATTGATCCACTAGATGCTTCAGCAGTTCATCCCGAATCATATCCTTTGGTAGAAAAGATTCTGAAGGACATCAAGAAAGGCGTGAAAGAAGTGATTGGTGATGCCAGCTTGCTGAAGTCGCTTTCACCTGAAAAGTATGCTGATGGCCAATTTGGTTTGCCTACTGTTACTGACATCATTAAAGAATTAGAAAAGCCAGGTCGCGATCCGCGTCCAGAATTTACTACCGCTACATTTAAAGATGGTGTCGAGAAAATTAGTGATCTTAAGACGGATATGATTTTAGAAGGCGTAGTGACTAACGTTGCCGCCTTTGGTGCTTTTGTGGATATTGGTGTACATCAAGATGGCTTGGTACATATCTCCGCTTTATCTAATACCTTTGTAAAAGATCCTCATAGCGTGGTGAAAGCAGGGCAGGTAGTAAAGGTCAAAGTGCTGGAGGTAGATGAAAAACGCAAACGTATCGCGCTAACGATGCGTTTAACAGATGAAGCCCCAAGAGAGGGTGTCAAACCTGAGCAAAGAGCTCCTAATCGCCCTAGAGCGCCTGAAAACAGAAAGCCGCATGAAGATAGAAGGCAAGCGCCCCCAATGAATAGTGCTATGGCAGCTGCCTTTGGCAAGCTTAAGAAATAA